The following are encoded in a window of Sminthopsis crassicaudata isolate SCR6 chromosome 3, ASM4859323v1, whole genome shotgun sequence genomic DNA:
- the ERFL gene encoding ETS domain-containing transcription factor ERF-like, with the protein MDCNCVSDLLFTPPVPALWTPGIGALSLPSSPSPGFAFPDWAYKPESSPGSRQIQLWHFILELLQKEEYQGVIAWQGDYGEFVIKDPDEVARLWGIRKCKPHMNYDKLSRALRYYYNKRILHKTKGKRFTYKFNFSKVVLVNYPLLDMAAAPLLLAPGPFGGAAGPDGPPLTPETLQSLFSTPRLEPGGRTPLFAQHVSAPDADKLRLDGPFPFLGSGTAGYSKPPALLSPYGRAFPEYPWNFNPYLASPFPKLPASLYPPHFYPNPLAGSLGQLPTGPGGGGPAATPLLAGPAADGTGAPRTSLAPGARLSLPGPGGPEAPSLGPKEESDSELEVTDVSGCSSDSEGDDGVPGPPESQGGRGGAGS; encoded by the exons ATGGACTGTAACTGCGTGTCGGATCTGCTCTTCACCCCGCCGGTGCCGGCGCTCTGGACTCCGG GGATCGGGGCCCTGAGCctgccctcctccccctccccaggctTCGCCTTCCCGGACTGGGCCTACAAGCCCGAGTCCTCCCCGGGCTCCCGGCAGATCCAGCTGTGGCACTTCATCCTGGAGCTGCTCCAAAAGGAGGAGTACCAGGGGGTCATCGCGTGGCAGGGGGACTACGGCGAGTTTGTCATCAAGGACCCCGACGAGGTGGCGCGCCTGTGGGGCATCCGCAAGTGCAAACCCCACATGAACTACGACAAGCTGAGCCGGGCTCTGCG GTACTACTACAACAAGCGCATCCTCCACAAGACCAAAGGCAAGAGGTTCACCTACAAGTTCAACTTCAGCAAAGTCGTGCTGGTCAACTACCCCCTGCTGGACATGGCGGCGGCCCCTCTGCTGCTCGCCCCGGGGCCCTTTGGAGGGGCGGCCGGGCCCGACGGCCCCCCCCTCACCCCCGAG ACGTTGCAGAGCCTGTTCTCCACCCCTCGCCTGGAGCCGGGGGGCAGGACGCCGCTGTTCGCCCAGCACGTGTCGGCCCCGGACGCGGACAAGCTGCGGCTGGACGGCCCGTTTCCCTTCCTGGGCTCCG GTACCGCGGGCTACTCCAAGCCGCCGGCCCTGCTGAGCCCCTACGGCCGCGCCTTCCCTGAATATCCCTGGAACTTTAACCCCTACCTGGCCAGCCCCTTCCCCAAGCTGCCGGCCTCCCTGTACCCCCCGCATTTCTACCCCAACCCCCTGGCGGGGTCCTTGGGCCAGCTGCCTACGGGGCCCGGGGGAGGGGGCCCCGCCGCGACGCCCCTCCTGGCCGGCCCCGCGGCTGACGGGACGGGGGCCCCGCGCACGAGCCTGGCCCCGGGCGCCCGGCTGAGCCTGCCCGGGCCGGGGGGCCCCGAGGCCCCCTCTCTGGGGCCCAAGGAGGAAAGCGACTCGGAGCTGGAGGTGACCGACGTCAGCGGCTGCAGCTCGGACAGCGAGGGCGACGACGGCGTCCCCGGGCCCCCCGAGAGCCAGGGAGGCCGCGGCGGGGCCGGGAGCTGA